The Candidatus Zixiibacteriota bacterium genome segment AACGTCAACATGTCAGGGGAGTTAATTGCGCCCATAGCCATGGAGAAGGAGTTAAGGTTTGCCATAAGGGAGGGGGGGAGGACAGTAGGTGCGGGAGTAGTTACGGAGATAATCGAATAGAAAAAGGTTCAATGGTTCAATGGTTCAAGGGCAAAAAAGAAGGTAGGTCGGGCTGTCCCGCCAAAGGCGGTACTGCCCGACAAAAAACTCAAGGTTTCAAAGGAGATGTAGCATCCGGCCTTATCCGGACGAAAAAAGGCTCAAAAGCTCAAAAAATTGGAAGATTGACGAAACATAACTGTTGTTTGAAAGATAGGAACTAAGAATGGACGGACAAAAAATCAGGATTTGGCTCAAGGCTTACGATCATTACTCACTGGATAAGTCAGCCCAAGAAATCGTAAGAACTGTCACCCGAACCGGCGCTAAGATCTCAGGACCAGTGCCTTTACCCACAAGGAGAACGGTTTATACGGTTTTGAGATCACCGCACACTGATAAAAAATCCAGAGAGCAGTTTGAGACCAGGATCCATAAAAGATTGATTGACATATACGATTCCACCCCTCAAACCGTGGATGCTCTGATGAAGATGGAGTTGCCAGCCGGCGTGGACGTGGAGATCAAAGTTTAATCCCGCCTTTGGCGGGACAAGGTGTAGAGATGGAAGGTATAATTGGTAGAAAAGCGGGGATGACCCAGATTTTCGGGAAAGAAGGGGAGTTCATCCCGGTGACTGTGATAGAGGCAGGCCCCTGTCCGATAGCTCAGGTAAAAACTGCGCAAAAGGAAGGGTATAATGCCCTGCAGTTAGCTTTTGGTCAGAAAAGAAAAACACTTTTTAATAAACCCTCGATCGGTCATTTTGAGAAAGCTAAGATTGAGCCTAAGAGGTTCTTAAGAGAATTCCGGACAGATAAACCGGATAAACAACTTGAGCCAGGCAAGGAGATAAAAGTCGATCTTTTTACAGTTGGAGAAAAGGTGGATATTACCGGAGTCTCCAAAGGGCTTGGTTTCCAGGGCGTAGTCAGGAGACATAAATTCAGAGGTGGCCCAAAAACCCATGGGCAGTCAGATAGACTAAGAGCACCTGGATCTGTAGGTTCAAGCTCTTTTCCCTCGCGCACCTTTAAGGGACAGAGGATGGCCGGAAGGATGGGAAATGAAAGGGTCACAGTCTGCAACTTAGAGGTGGTTGGAGTAGATGTGGAAAAGAATATGTTGTTAGTCAGAGGAGCAGTTCCAGGAAAGAAGAATGCTATCTTACTGGTGAAGAAGTCAAAGAGAA includes the following:
- the rpsJ gene encoding 30S ribosomal protein S10, with amino-acid sequence MDGQKIRIWLKAYDHYSLDKSAQEIVRTVTRTGAKISGPVPLPTRRTVYTVLRSPHTDKKSREQFETRIHKRLIDIYDSTPQTVDALMKMELPAGVDVEIKV
- the rplC gene encoding 50S ribosomal protein L3, yielding MEGIIGRKAGMTQIFGKEGEFIPVTVIEAGPCPIAQVKTAQKEGYNALQLAFGQKRKTLFNKPSIGHFEKAKIEPKRFLREFRTDKPDKQLEPGKEIKVDLFTVGEKVDITGVSKGLGFQGVVRRHKFRGGPKTHGQSDRLRAPGSVGSSSFPSRTFKGQRMAGRMGNERVTVCNLEVVGVDVEKNMLLVRGAVPGKKNAILLVKKSKRR
- a CDS encoding elongation factor Tu, with the protein product NVNMSGELIAPIAMEKELRFAIREGGRTVGAGVVTEIIE